A single genomic interval of Dromiciops gliroides isolate mDroGli1 chromosome 1, mDroGli1.pri, whole genome shotgun sequence harbors:
- the CFD gene encoding complement factor D, whose product MELRSRRGAKMASWARLAALLLLGVAACAARPRGRILGGREAVPHLRPYMASIQVDGKHLCGGFLLNEQWVLSAAHCVEDISAESTVRVLLGAHSLTQPEPSKRLYEVRSLFPHPESHPDNIHHDILLIQLSEKATLGPAVQPLPYQREARDLAGGTPCSVAGWGIISHAGRKPDRLQQVELPIMDRAVCNQRIYYDNDITDKMICAESHRKDACRGDSGGPLVCNGVAEGIVTSGSRVCGNRKKPGIYTKIASYVGWIDSVLASAS is encoded by the exons ATGGAGCTTAGAAGCAGGAGAGGTGCAAAGATGGCTTCTTGGGCACGGCTGGCAGCTCTGCTCCTCCTGGGGGTGGCAGCCTGTG CCGCCAGACCACGAGGAAGGATTCTAGGGGGCAGGGAAGCCGTACCCCACCTCCGACCATACATGGCATCCATTCAGGTAGACGGGAAGCACTTGTGTGGGGGCTTCCTCCTGAATGAGCAGTGGGTACTGAGCGCAGCCCACTGTGTGGAGGACAT ATCAGCGGAGTCAACTGTTAGGGTGCTGCTGGGAGCTCACTCCTTGACCCAGCCAGAACCTTCCAAGCGTCTTTATGAGGTCCGAAGCCTCTTTCCACACCCAGAAAGTCACCCTGACAACATCCACCATGACATTCTTCTCATCCAG CTGTCTGAGAAGGCGACCCTAGGCCCCGCCGTGCAGCCCCTCCCATACCAGAGGGAGGCCAGGGATTTAGCTGGAGGCACACCCTGCTCGGTGGCCGGCTGGGGCATTATCAGCCACGCGGGGCGGAAGCCGGACCGGCTGCAGCAAGTCGAACTGCCCATCATGGACCGAGCCGTCTGCAATCAGCGCATCTACTACGACAATGACATCACCGACAAGATGATCTGCGCGGAGAGCCACAGGAAGGATGCTTGTAGG GGTGACTCTGGGGGTCCCCTTGTCTGCAATGGCGTGGCTGAAGGCATCGTGACGTCGGGCTCCCGGGTGTGCGGGAACCGGAAGAAGCCAGGCATATACACTAAGATTGCCAGCTACGTGGGCTGGATCGACAGTGTCCTGGCCTCTGCATCCTGA